The region GCGAACCGGCCCGCCTTGTCGAAGTCCACCGCCAGCGCGGTCAGCCGCCGCAGCCAGGCGTGCACGCGCTCGGGGTCCGCCCCCGGGACCTCGCCCTCGTAACCCGCCACGCCGACCAGCCGCAGGGTCCGCGTCGCGGCCACCGCGTCCGCGACCGCCGCGCACTCCGCCTCCGTACGCACCCCGGTGCGGGCCCCCGCGCCGGCGGCGAGCTCGACGACCACGTCCACCGGACGAGTGGAGCCGTGCAGCGCCGCGTCCATCAGCTCGACGCCGCGCACCGAGTCGACGTAACAGACGAAGCGGAAGTCCGGGTCGGCCGCCAGCTCGGACGCGATCCAGCGCAGCGCCGCCGCGTCGACGAGTTCGTTCGCGAGGAAGATCCGCTCGATCCCGAACTCCCGTGCCACGCGGACCTGATGAGGCACGGCGAGGGTGATGCCCCAGGCGCCGTGCTCGATCTGCCGCCAGAACAGCTGGGGGGCCATCGAGGTCTTGCCGTGCGGGGCGAAGGCGAGGCCGTGGCGGACGGCGTACGTCTCCATCAGTTCGAGGTTGTGCGTCAGGCGCTCGGCGGACAGCGCGAGGACGGGGGTGGTGAATCCGCCGGTGAAGAGGTCGCGGCGCTGGGCGGCCAGCTCGCCGACGGTCAGGCCCTCGGCGTCCGGGGGGAGGCCCTTGAAGCGGTGGTCGACGCGATCGGCCGCGAGGCGGGCGGCGGCTTCGGAGGCGGTCATGAGCCTTCCCTTCAAGGGTGTTGCGTGACGTGTTGCATCATGTGCAACGGTCATTGCGTATGTCGCTTACTGCTGTCTAACATCCCAGCCAACGCAGGGTCAACGGTGCGGCTGCGTCACCGTCGACCGCGAGAGCGAGGAGCCCCAGTCATCGTGACCCCCACCGTTGTCGACGTCGTCGCGCTCGGCGAGTCCATGGTCACGTTCCTGCCCACCCGGCCGGGGCGCCTCGCCGATGTGCCGTCGTTCGAGCGGGGGATCGGCGGCGCCGAGTCGAATGTGGCGTGTGTGCTCGCCGCGGCCGGGCACACCGCGCGCTGGGTCGGCCGGGTCGGCGCGGAGGGCTTCGGCGATCACCTCGTCGAGGCGATCGCCGCGTACGGCGTCGACACCTCCGCCGTACGACGGGATCCCGCGCGCCCGACGGGCGTCTACTTCCGCACGGCGGGCGACCGGGCGAGCGACGCCCACGAGGTCGCGTACTACCGGGCCGGTTCCGCCGCCTCCGCGATGGCGGCGGACGTCATGGACCTGGACGCCGTCCGCGCGGGGCGGGTGCTCCACCTCTCCGGCATCACCGCCGCGCTCTCCGCGGGCTGCCTCGCCCTGATGCGCGAACTCACCGCGCGCCGCCCCGGCCGCCCCCTCGTCTCGTTCGACGTCAACCACCGGGCCCACCTCTGGCAGCACCAGGAACCGGGCAAGGTCCTGCTGGACCTGGCCCGCGGCAGCGACCTCGTCTTCGTGGGCGAGGACGAGGCCGAGACCGCCTGGGGCGTCACCGGAGGTCCGGGGGCGATCCGCGCCGCGCTGCCCGAACCCCGGGCGCTGGTCGTGAAGCAGGGGTCCCGGGGTGCAACCCTTTTCCAAGGTGACGGTGACGGCGACACGGTCACCTTCGTCCCCTCCCTCCACGTCGAGGTCGTCGCCCCCGTCGGCGCGGGCGACGCCTTCGCCGCCGGGTTCCTCTCCGCCACCCTGCGCGCACTGCCCGCCCGGGAGCGGCTCCGGCACGGCCACCTCATGGCCGCCGCCGCCCTCACCGTCCACGGCGACCTCGCCGCGCCCCCCTCCCGCGACCACGCCGACCGGCTGGCCGCTCTGGACGACGACGCGTGGGAGACACTTCGACTCGGCCCCGGCTGGACCGAAGCCGTCACGCGGGCCCAGGAGGAGGTACGTACCCCATGAGCCAGACCGTCGACCGAGCGCTGAGCATCCTGCCGCTGCTCGCCGAGGGCCCCGCCGACCTCGGCCAGGTCGCCGACCGCCTCGGCGTCCACAAGTCCACCGCGCTCCGCCTCCTGCGCACCCTGCACGAGCACGGCCTCGTCTACCGCCAGTCCGACCAGCGCTACCGCCTCGGCGCCCGCCTCTTCGCCCTCGCCCAGGAAGCCGTCGAGAACCTCGACGTCCGCGAGATCGCCCACCCCCACCTCGTACGGCTCAACGAGACGTGCGGGCACACCGTCCACCTCGCGGTGTACGAGGAGAACGAGGTCCTCTACATCGACAAGGTGGAGAGCCGCTACCCGGTGCGCATGTACTCACGGATCGGGAAGCCGGTCGCCATCACGGTCGCCGCCGTCGCCAAACTCCTCCTCGCCGATCTCCCCGAGCCCGAGCGCCGCGTCCTCGCGGACAGGCTCGACTACCCCATGTACACGGCCCGTTCGACCCCCAACGCGCCCGCCTTCCTCAAGGAGCTGGCCACGGTGCGCGAACAGGGCTGGGCCACCGACCTCGGTGGCCACGAGGAGTCCATCAACTGCGTCGCGGCCCCCGTCCGCGGCGCCGACGGACGCGTCGTCGCCGCGATGTCGGTCTCCGCGCCGAACGTCGTCGTCACCGCCGACGAACTCCTCACCCTGCTCCCGCTGGTGCGCCGGACCGCCGACGCCATCAGCCACGAGTACTCCGGCAAGCCCCCAGTCAAGGAAGAGAGCTCCCGACGTCCATGACCGAGAAGACCGCCCTCACCCCCAAGACCCACACCACGCCGCCCGCGAAGTTCTCGCACGGCGTGAAGAAGGGGAACATCCTCCAGGTCGCCGGACAGGTCGGCTTCCTCCCGGCCGAGGAGGGCAAGCCGCCCACGCCCGCCGGTCCCACCCTGCGTGAACAGACCCTCCAGACCCTCGCCAACGTCCGGGCGATCCTCGAAGAGGGCGGCGCGAGCTGGGACGACGCGATGATGATCCGCGTCTACCTCACGGACGTCGACCACTTCGCCGAGATGAACCAGATCTACAACACCTACTTCGAGGAGCAGGGCCTCACCGCGCCTCCCGCCGCCCGCACCACGGTCTACGTCGGCCTGCCGGCCGGCCTCCTCATCGAGATCGACGCGCTCGCCGTACTGGGCTGAGCGACCACCTCGAACTCCCGCACCCCGTACGTCATCACGGCACGGCCTCCCTCCCCATGGGACGCCGTGCCGCGATCCCCCCTGCCCGAAAGCCGCATGCCCCACTTACCCGACTGCAGAGGTCCCCCGCCCATGTCCTCACCCATGCTGCTCGCCGCCACCACCGCGCCACCGGCCCCACCCCACACCGGCGGTCTGATCGCCCTCATCCACGGCACCGCCGGTCTGCTGACCGTCGCCGCGCTCGGCATCGCGCTGCTCCTCGTCCTGATCATCAAGGCGAGACTCCAGCCCTTCGTGGCGCTGCTCGCGGTCTCCATAGCCGTCGGCCTCGCGGCCGGTCTCTCCGTCACCGAACTCTTCGGCACGGTCCAGCGCTCCGACGCCGTCTCCCTCATCGAGTCCGGCATGGGCGGCACCCTCGGCCACATCGCGATCATCATCGGGCTCGGCACGATGCTCGGCGCGATCCTCGAAGTCAGCGGCGGGGCCGAGGTGTTGGCGTCCCGGCTGCTGAACCTCTTCGGCGAGGAGCGGGCGCCCCTCGCCATGGGCCTCACCGGCCTCATCTTCGGTATCCCGGTCTTCTTCGACGTCGGCATCTTCGTCCTCGCGCCGATCGTGTACGCGGCCGCCAAGCGCGGCGGCAAGTCGATCCTGCTCTACTGCCTGCCCCTGCTCGCGGGTCTCTCCATGACCCACGCGTTCCTGCCGCCGCACCCGGGCCCGGTCGCCGCCGCGGGACTGCTCCACGTGCAGCTCGGCTGGGTCATCCTCATGGGCATCGTCTGCGGCATCCCCGCCGTGCTCGCCGCCTGGGTCTGGTCCGCGTGGATCGGCAGGCGGATCTTCGTCCCCGTACCGCAGGACATGGCCGAGGCCGCCGACGAGGCGCGGGCCGCGCTGGTCGAGGAGCAGCGGGCCGCCGGGGTCGCGCCGCAGGAGAAGCCGGTGCCGCTCGGCACGGTCCTGGCCATCATCGGTACGCCGCTGGTGCTGATCCTGCTCGCGACCTTCTCCTCGATCGCCTTCGACCCCTCCACGGGCCGCTCGGTCATCACGTTCTTCGGCCACCCCTTCGTCGCGCTGACGATCGCGCTGCTGCTGGCGTACTACCTGCTCGGCATCCGCCGCGGCTGGTCCCGCAAGTCGCTGGAGACGGTGTCCACGGCCTCGCTGAAGCCGGTCGGCAACATCCTGCTCGTGGTCGGCGCGGGCGGGGTCTTCGGCGCGGTCCTCAAGGGCAGCGGGGTCGCCCAGGCCCTCTCCGACACCTTCAACGACGTCGGCCTGCCGGTGATCGTCCTCGCCTACCTCATCTCCCTGGTCCTGCGGGTCGCCCAGGGCTCGGCCACGGTCGCCATCGTCACCACGGCCGGCATCGTGGCCCCGCTGCTGACCGAGGGCGACCACTCCCAGGCCTTCGTCGCCCTGGTCATCATGGCGATCTCGGCGGGCTCCATCTTCGCCTCGCACGTCAACGACGGCGGCTTCTGGATGGTCGCGAAGTACTTCGGCATCTCCGAACGGGACACCCTCAAGACCTGGACGGTTCTGGAGTCGGTGCTGTCGGTCGCGGGCTTCGCGGTGGCGGCGGTGGTGAGCCTGTTCGTGTAGGTACGGGGCGTCTTCGTACAACAGTCGCGTTGCCAACTTGGGGGCTGGCTGTGTCCGACACAGGATCTTCGACCATACTGCCCGCTGTGGAGCAGCGCATAGGTTCGAAGAGCCAGCCCCTGGACGCCGCCGCGGTGAACCCGGCGTACATCCCCGGGCTCACGTCACCCGCGAAGGCGGAGCCGAAGGACGCGGTCGTCGAGGACGCCGCCTCCGACGAGGCCGCGTCCGAGGAGGCGGTTGTCGAGGACGCCGCCCCCGAGACGGCGGTCGCCGAGAAGGCACCCGCCGAGCCCGAAGAGGAGGCCACCTCCGACTCCGACTCCGACTCCGACTCGGACTCGGACTCCGAGCCCGAACCGGACCCGGACGGGCCGGTGTTCGAGGCGTCCGACCGGCGCGCCTCGATCAAGGCCGACCACAGCGGCGTACACCTGCGCCTGGACGACCAGGAGGCGGAGTTCCGCTGGGACGAGATCGGCGCCGTCGAGACGGAGTCGCCGCGCTTCGGGAAGCGGTTCACCATCACGGTGCACACCCCGGACCGCCGTTGGTACCCGATCGAGATCGAGGCGACGGCCCGGGCCCGCTTCAAGGAGTGGGAGGACCAGCTGGACGCGGTCCTGGACGCCTACTTCGAAGACGGTGAGGAGAGCGCCCCGTAAGGGGCGCGGGGAACTGCGGGCCCAGCCACAACGGGCCCGCAGTTCCCCCTCACCGCACCGCCCCGGTGGTCAACTGCAGTACTGCGTCGCCTTCCCGATCGACCGGTACATGCAGTCCGCGTTCTCCAGCAACTGCAACACCGCGTCCCGGTTCCGTGAGGTCTCCCGCTCGATCACCTCGTCGGGCGGGTAGAAGCCACCTCCGGAACTGGACGTCGGATACATCTCGAAGGTGTAGTCGAAGATCTTCTGGCTGCCCCAGAGGTAGTCGTCGATCGACCCGTCGGTGATGTACAGGTCGCTGGACTGCTCCGGGGTGTACCCGTTGCTGGCCGCCATCTTCTGGCCGACGGCCTTGAACGCGGCGGCGTCGTCCGTGGTCATGCCGGTCGCGGTGTCGGCGGTGGTGTATCCGAAGGGCCACAGCACGAGTTCGCTGTACGTGTGGAAGTCGATCCCGGCCGTGATCTGCTGCTTGCCGCCGACGACCCGGCCGCGCACGAAGTCGGCGACGACCTTCACCTCGGGTGCGGACTCGGCGGAGGCGCCGCGGTAGGTCTCGGAGGACGTGGAACCGGACGAGCCGCCGCAGCAGCCCCACTTGTAGTTCCAGTTGCGGTTGAGGTCCGTACCGACGTACGAGGAACCGGAGTTGGGCTGGCGGTTCTTGCGCCACGAGCGGTACGAGCCGGTCGCGATGTCGTACTCACCGCCATCGGGGTTGAGGTCCGGGACGATCCAGATCTCACGACCGTTCACCATGTTGGTGACGCGGGAGTCGCTGCCGTATCCGGCCCCGAGCTCGCGCAGCAGATACAGCGCCATCTCGACGGTCAGGTGCTCGCGGGCGTGCTGGTGGAAGGTGAGGAGGACCTCGGGCTCGTTCTCGTCGGTGGCCACGTTGTCGCTGACCTTGATGGCGACGATGTCCCGGCCCTGGTACGACTTGCCGATCACCCGCTTGCTCATGATGCTCGGGTAGGCGGCGAGCCGCTGGTCGATCTCCGTGTTCGTCTCGGCGTAGTTGTGGTACTTCGAGTCGGCCGAGGGGAAGTCGAGGAGGCGGACGTCACCGGCGCCGTTCGAACGGTTCGGCGCGGATCCCAACAGGGAGACCTCGTAGCCGAGTTGGCGCAGCTTTTTGACCTGGTCGGCGCGGCCCGAGACGACGACGGTCTCCTCGTCGGCCTCGTCCACGGTGACGCCGGTCTGCTGGATGGCGGTGCGGGTCACCGGGGTGGTGCTCTGGTGGATCTCGTACTGACGGATGTCGTCGGCCGAGGGTGCGGGGGCCTTCGCTCCCGTCGCCGTGGCGTGAGTGGCGGTGGCGGTGATCGGGGCGGCGAGGGCGAGCGCGAGCAGGGTCGCGAGGGTGACGGTGCGCCTGCCGCGTCTGTGAAGTCGCATGAAGTCTCCTTAGCGGAGTGTGGGGGGTGGAATCAGTGCGACGTACGGAGTGCGGGTGTGGCGCTCATGGTGAGTGTTTGGCATGGGCAGGTCAAGGGACGACAAAGAGCCGGTGGCGGAAACCGGTCATGCGTCGCACCCCGCCGGCAGGTCTGACCGACGGGGTCCGACGCGAGGGAACTCAGCCCAGACCGCGCCACTTCGCACTGAGGGCGATCGCCCGGAGCTGCTTCGTCGTGAGCGCGGGGGTGGTGCGCGTCGCGGCCGTCACCTGGCTGCCGGAGTTGAAGGCACTGATCACCACACGGAACCCGTCGGTCCTGATGGTGTCGGCGGTCCACATGACGACGCCGGCGCCGCCCTTCTCGCCCGGCTCCTTGTGCGTGACGACCTTCGTGCCGTCGGCCAGCGTCTCGGCGTCCGCCCCGAAGAGC is a window of Streptomyces sp. NBC_00271 DNA encoding:
- a CDS encoding amino acid deaminase, translated to MTASEAAARLAADRVDHRFKGLPPDAEGLTVGELAAQRRDLFTGGFTTPVLALSAERLTHNLELMETYAVRHGLAFAPHGKTSMAPQLFWRQIEHGAWGITLAVPHQVRVAREFGIERIFLANELVDAAALRWIASELAADPDFRFVCYVDSVRGVELMDAALHGSTRPVDVVVELAAGAGARTGVRTEAECAAVADAVAATRTLRLVGVAGYEGEVPGADPERVHAWLRRLTALAVDFDKAGRFAGLAEIVVSAGGSAWFDAVADVFSELPDLSLPVLKLLRSGAYVSHDDGHYRRLTPFTRVPEEGALHPAFRLWAQVVSRPSPEQAFVNAGKRDAAYDLDLPEVQVVRRDGAERPATGLTVTALSDQHAWVRTDPEADVEVGDWVGLGLSHPCTSFDKWQLIPLVEADGTVVDYVRTFF
- a CDS encoding sugar kinase, yielding MTPTVVDVVALGESMVTFLPTRPGRLADVPSFERGIGGAESNVACVLAAAGHTARWVGRVGAEGFGDHLVEAIAAYGVDTSAVRRDPARPTGVYFRTAGDRASDAHEVAYYRAGSAASAMAADVMDLDAVRAGRVLHLSGITAALSAGCLALMRELTARRPGRPLVSFDVNHRAHLWQHQEPGKVLLDLARGSDLVFVGEDEAETAWGVTGGPGAIRAALPEPRALVVKQGSRGATLFQGDGDGDTVTFVPSLHVEVVAPVGAGDAFAAGFLSATLRALPARERLRHGHLMAAAALTVHGDLAAPPSRDHADRLAALDDDAWETLRLGPGWTEAVTRAQEEVRTP
- a CDS encoding IclR family transcriptional regulator produces the protein MSQTVDRALSILPLLAEGPADLGQVADRLGVHKSTALRLLRTLHEHGLVYRQSDQRYRLGARLFALAQEAVENLDVREIAHPHLVRLNETCGHTVHLAVYEENEVLYIDKVESRYPVRMYSRIGKPVAITVAAVAKLLLADLPEPERRVLADRLDYPMYTARSTPNAPAFLKELATVREQGWATDLGGHEESINCVAAPVRGADGRVVAAMSVSAPNVVVTADELLTLLPLVRRTADAISHEYSGKPPVKEESSRRP
- a CDS encoding RidA family protein, with protein sequence MTEKTALTPKTHTTPPAKFSHGVKKGNILQVAGQVGFLPAEEGKPPTPAGPTLREQTLQTLANVRAILEEGGASWDDAMMIRVYLTDVDHFAEMNQIYNTYFEEQGLTAPPAARTTVYVGLPAGLLIEIDALAVLG
- a CDS encoding GntP family permease → MSSPMLLAATTAPPAPPHTGGLIALIHGTAGLLTVAALGIALLLVLIIKARLQPFVALLAVSIAVGLAAGLSVTELFGTVQRSDAVSLIESGMGGTLGHIAIIIGLGTMLGAILEVSGGAEVLASRLLNLFGEERAPLAMGLTGLIFGIPVFFDVGIFVLAPIVYAAAKRGGKSILLYCLPLLAGLSMTHAFLPPHPGPVAAAGLLHVQLGWVILMGIVCGIPAVLAAWVWSAWIGRRIFVPVPQDMAEAADEARAALVEEQRAAGVAPQEKPVPLGTVLAIIGTPLVLILLATFSSIAFDPSTGRSVITFFGHPFVALTIALLLAYYLLGIRRGWSRKSLETVSTASLKPVGNILLVVGAGGVFGAVLKGSGVAQALSDTFNDVGLPVIVLAYLISLVLRVAQGSATVAIVTTAGIVAPLLTEGDHSQAFVALVIMAISAGSIFASHVNDGGFWMVAKYFGISERDTLKTWTVLESVLSVAGFAVAAVVSLFV
- a CDS encoding M14 family metallopeptidase; this translates as MRLHRRGRRTVTLATLLALALAAPITATATHATATGAKAPAPSADDIRQYEIHQSTTPVTRTAIQQTGVTVDEADEETVVVSGRADQVKKLRQLGYEVSLLGSAPNRSNGAGDVRLLDFPSADSKYHNYAETNTEIDQRLAAYPSIMSKRVIGKSYQGRDIVAIKVSDNVATDENEPEVLLTFHQHAREHLTVEMALYLLRELGAGYGSDSRVTNMVNGREIWIVPDLNPDGGEYDIATGSYRSWRKNRQPNSGSSYVGTDLNRNWNYKWGCCGGSSGSTSSETYRGASAESAPEVKVVADFVRGRVVGGKQQITAGIDFHTYSELVLWPFGYTTADTATGMTTDDAAAFKAVGQKMAASNGYTPEQSSDLYITDGSIDDYLWGSQKIFDYTFEMYPTSSSGGGFYPPDEVIERETSRNRDAVLQLLENADCMYRSIGKATQYCS